The following are encoded together in the Malaya genurostris strain Urasoe2022 chromosome 3, Malgen_1.1, whole genome shotgun sequence genome:
- the LOC131435388 gene encoding leucine-rich repeat transmembrane neuronal protein 1-like isoform X2, producing MSWSSYFLVLTIILRTLSKNITCWELPCRHNRYHFDCCIRQLEIDDRTSIEHANFAKQQYVLLEDSNIFTVSPQLFQLMTDAKMLEISGGFVPWVHLEPSITVLIIYDSQTKKIFVNPEERKYRLIWLEVRNVTMKEIPPYLNQLRDLEHIGFVSAGLEYLVMDQFDGLNKLEELDLSCNNILQIHINFPMRLPSLRTLHLNGNKLRTIDIGYWYMPELTTFDLSSNQLKYITNYNSNQMEKLCAIKAEQNRWNCKWLGEFLHACFHFKGYGFNDLQVECDEDEEWHENCCYGNETESGYQDYLKEMHLIR from the coding sequence CTATTTTCTAGTTTTGACAATCATCCTACGAACATTGAGCAAGAACATCACGTGCTGGGAGCTGCCATGTCGACATAACCGATACCATTTTGACTGTTGTATCCGTCAACTAGAAATTGACGATCGAACTTCGATTGAGCATGCAAACTTTGCCAAACAACAATACGTTTTACTAGAGGATAGTAATATTTTCACAGTGTCACCACAGTTGTTTCAGCTCATGACAGACGCTAAAATGTTGGAAATTTCGGGTGGATTTGTGCCCTGGGTTCATTTAGAACCGTCTATCACCGTACTGATCATCTACGACAGCCAgacaaagaaaatttttgtcAATCCCGAGGAAAGAAAGTATCGACTGATTTGGTTGGAAGTTCGCAATGTCACCATGAAAGAGATTCCGCCTTATTTGAACCAGCTAAGGGATCTGGAGCATATTGGATTTGTCAGTGCCGGCTTGGAGTACTTGGTAATGGATCAATTTGACGGTTTGAACAAGCTGGAAGAGTTGGATCTGTCCTGTAACAATATTCTACAAATTCATATTAACTTCCCTATGAGATTACCATCGCTGCGCACGCTGCATCTGAATGGTAATAAACTGAGGACTATCGATATTGGCTACTGGTACATGCCAGAACTGACAACATTTGATTTGTCTTCGAATCAGCTGAAGTATATAACAAACTATAACAGCAACCAGATGGAAAAACTATGTGCCATCAAAGCCGAGCAGAACAGATGGAACTGTAAGTGGTTAGGGGAATTTCTACACGCATGCTTTCATTTTAAAGGATACGGCTTCAACGATCTGCAAGTTGAATGTGACGAAGACGAGGAATGGCACGAAAATTGCTGTTACGGAAATGAGACCGAGTCAGGCTATCAGGACTATTTGAAGGAGATGCACCTAATTAGATAA
- the LOC131435388 gene encoding leucine-rich repeat transmembrane neuronal protein 1-like isoform X1, with the protein MHCSVWISYFLVLTIILRTLSKNITCWELPCRHNRYHFDCCIRQLEIDDRTSIEHANFAKQQYVLLEDSNIFTVSPQLFQLMTDAKMLEISGGFVPWVHLEPSITVLIIYDSQTKKIFVNPEERKYRLIWLEVRNVTMKEIPPYLNQLRDLEHIGFVSAGLEYLVMDQFDGLNKLEELDLSCNNILQIHINFPMRLPSLRTLHLNGNKLRTIDIGYWYMPELTTFDLSSNQLKYITNYNSNQMEKLCAIKAEQNRWNCKWLGEFLHACFHFKGYGFNDLQVECDEDEEWHENCCYGNETESGYQDYLKEMHLIR; encoded by the coding sequence CTATTTTCTAGTTTTGACAATCATCCTACGAACATTGAGCAAGAACATCACGTGCTGGGAGCTGCCATGTCGACATAACCGATACCATTTTGACTGTTGTATCCGTCAACTAGAAATTGACGATCGAACTTCGATTGAGCATGCAAACTTTGCCAAACAACAATACGTTTTACTAGAGGATAGTAATATTTTCACAGTGTCACCACAGTTGTTTCAGCTCATGACAGACGCTAAAATGTTGGAAATTTCGGGTGGATTTGTGCCCTGGGTTCATTTAGAACCGTCTATCACCGTACTGATCATCTACGACAGCCAgacaaagaaaatttttgtcAATCCCGAGGAAAGAAAGTATCGACTGATTTGGTTGGAAGTTCGCAATGTCACCATGAAAGAGATTCCGCCTTATTTGAACCAGCTAAGGGATCTGGAGCATATTGGATTTGTCAGTGCCGGCTTGGAGTACTTGGTAATGGATCAATTTGACGGTTTGAACAAGCTGGAAGAGTTGGATCTGTCCTGTAACAATATTCTACAAATTCATATTAACTTCCCTATGAGATTACCATCGCTGCGCACGCTGCATCTGAATGGTAATAAACTGAGGACTATCGATATTGGCTACTGGTACATGCCAGAACTGACAACATTTGATTTGTCTTCGAATCAGCTGAAGTATATAACAAACTATAACAGCAACCAGATGGAAAAACTATGTGCCATCAAAGCCGAGCAGAACAGATGGAACTGTAAGTGGTTAGGGGAATTTCTACACGCATGCTTTCATTTTAAAGGATACGGCTTCAACGATCTGCAAGTTGAATGTGACGAAGACGAGGAATGGCACGAAAATTGCTGTTACGGAAATGAGACCGAGTCAGGCTATCAGGACTATTTGAAGGAGATGCACCTAATTAGATAA
- the LOC131435387 gene encoding trichohyalin-like: MPGGFDFSPNSSKSVQAHRNVHDDADDDGDGEVGTIIPDRTGKHIFCRLCLTHSGKLRALFPPDSAPDPSLLAQIFNCVEVQITLPYDIKSFICADCIQQIYSFANFKELCKSNDQLLKSQTFTQDSYDEESEDEKAIPNSSDVAIIKKELDNSFITDVSLLEKLLEQGVEVEAIGQTINSNPQFEQTSPEDREAERKAKNAARMRRWRMRQRQKQEQQLIEAQKNVHKIEQDDQPSINHSQLEQEKALRLQQAQDLFALFAQHQLRKVEAEIHRFKEESHNQQLLNEQLEYSSFTPEPPEENTVSRQSSPTSDKHMTSLRRSRAEYMRKWRAKRQTQQNTASFGFVGRPPTVSPPQSESEKLLAQRYNRAEYMRRWRRERLRQELSPEEFDEWCVRSEQRRRFREWQVVKESGASSTGDDTVDCGERDTEKSCSLEAIRFGSIQS, encoded by the exons ATGCCGGGAGGGTTCGATTTCAGTCCGAATTCTTCGAAAAGTGTTCAAGCTCATCGTAATGTGCatgatgatgctgatgatgatggtgatggtgaAGTGGGAACTATTATTCCCGATCGAACCGGAAAGCATATCTTTTGTCGGCTATGCCTAACTCATTCAGGAAAGCTACGGGCACTTTTTCCACCGGATTCTGCACCAGATCCTTCATTGTTAGCGCAGATTTTCAACTGTGTGGAAGTCCAG ATAACTCTACCGTATGATATCAAATCGTTTATCTGTGCCGACTGCATTCAGCAAATTTACTCATTTGCCAATTTTAAAGAGCTATGTAAAAGTAACGATCAGTTACTCAAGAGCCAAACCTTTACACAAGACTCGTACGATGAAGAATCGGAAGATGAGAAAGCCATACCTAATTCATCTGATGTCGCCATTATTAAAAAGGAACTGGACAATTCCTTTATTACGGATGTGTCGCTGTTAGAGAAATTATTAGAACAAGGAGTAGAGGTTGAAGCAATAGGACAAACAATCAACTCTAATCCACAATTTGAACAAACTAGCCCGGAAGACCGAGAAGCTGAACGAAAAGCTAAGAACGCAGCACGAATGCGACGATGGAGAATGCGTCAACGACAGAAGCAAGAACAGCAACTGATAGAAGCGCAGAAAAATGTTCATAAAATCGAGCAAGATGATCAACCATCAATCAATCACTCACAGTTGGAACAGGAAAAGGCTCTACGATTACAACAGGCGCAAGACCTTTTTGCTCTTTTTGCCCAACATCAGCTAAGGAAGGTAGAAGCTGAAATTCACCGCTTTAAGGAAGAATCCCATAATCAACAACTATTGAATGAACAACTGGAGTATTCTTCATTTACACCGGAACCACCGGAGGAAAACACAGTCAGTAGACAGAGTTCACCAACTTCGGATAAGCACATGACTTCCTTGCGGCGCTCGCGGGCGGAATATATGCGTAAGTGGCGTGCCAAACGTCAAACGCAGCAAAATACCGCATCGTTCGGATTTGTCGGGCGTCCACCTACTGTATCACCACCGCAAAGTGAATCGGAAAAACTTCTCGCTCAACGCTACAATCGTGCTGAGTATATGCGCCGCTGGAGACGAGAACGACTCAGACAGGAACTTAGTCCTGAAGAATTTGACGAGTGGTGCGTTAGAAGCGAACAACGACGTCGGTTTCGCGAGTGGCAAGTTGTTAAGGAAAGTGGAGCTTCTTCTACCGGAGATGATACAGTCGATTGCGGGGAACGGGATACCGAAAAAAGTTGCTCATTGGAAGCGATCCGGTTCGGTTCAATACAGAGTTGA
- the LOC131438825 gene encoding uncharacterized protein LOC131438825: MTTLVIIPVLILQSFCLVYSWDLTSIGLTDFSVKHVSLYKSRAFLTIESSNVTLVEASWPENKLGGSRPRVLSNNPYELSDSCDVMMNVIGTDVDQVARLWILDRGSAAVCNPKLLIRSLILPTSLEISYVFRSSGRRFNSIVVDPIQALDGDTRAFITLVDTDYLFMFSLFKREVGKLKFEKRNLAPINQISLSEVAINQNQLYISDELSGRLYSLPVKIIRQLSFPENRVQKMIMKTNVTYLGRLMGRASKLKLDLRDNLYYSIARDGAIVKCKPEQSLRAEDHSIILQRGIDVSQIILGSTGKGWVISSHYISDQSKRHCLRINT, translated from the exons ATGACTACCTTGGTCATCATACCAGTGCTGATTTTGCAATCGTTCTGTCTGGTTTACAGTTGGGATTTGACATCTATCGGCTTAACTGACTTTTCAGTTAAACACGTTTCCCTTTACAAATCTCGCGCATTTCTTACAATTGAAAGTTCCAATG TGACACTAGTTGAGGCATCGTGGCCAGAGAATAAGCTAGGCGGATCTCGTCCTCGGGTTTTATCTAATAACCCGTATGAATTAAGTGATAGTTGTGATGTGATGATGAACGTCATTGGAACCGATGTCGACCAAGTAGCACGCTTGTGGATCTTGGATCGCGGCAGTGCAGCAGTATGCAACCCGAAACTACTTATTCGAAGTCTAATACTTCCAACCAGTCTTGAAATATCCTATGTATTCAGATCATCAGGTCGCAGgttcaattcaattgttgttgacccgATTCAAGCTTTGGATGGCGATACACGTGCCTTTATCACACTTGTTGATACTGACTATCTATTTATGTTCTCTCTGTTCAAGCGAGAAGTTGGTAAACTTAAATTTGA AAAAAGGAATCTAGCTCCGATCAATCAAATTTCATTATCAGAAGTGGCTATCAACCAAAACCAGTTGTACATTTCGGACGAGTTAAGTGGACGATTGTACTCGCTTCCGGTGAAAATTATACGTCAGCTTTCTTTCCCCGAGAATAGAGTGCAGAAAATGATCATGAAAACAAACGTTACCTACCTCGGACGGTTGATGGGTCGTGCTAGCAAATTGAAGTTGGACCTGAGGGATAATTTATACTACAGCATTGCCAGGGATGGTGCGATAGTAAAATGTAAACCGGAACAGTCTCTGAGAGCGGAAGATCATTCAATCATCCTCCAACGGGGGATCGACGTGAGCCAAATCATTCTTGGCTCTACCGGCAAAGGATGGGTGATCTCTAGTCATTATATTTCCGACCAGAGCAAAAGGCACTGTTTGAGAATAAATACGTGA